From the genome of Thunnus thynnus chromosome 1, fThuThy2.1, whole genome shotgun sequence, one region includes:
- the tubgcp4 gene encoding gamma-tubulin complex component 4, which translates to MIHELLLALSGYPGTIFTWNKRTGLQVSQDLPFLHPSETSVLNRLCKLGSDYIRFTEFIEQHTGHVHQQEHHMNQPSQTGLHGIYLRAFCTGLDSMLQPYRQALLDLEQEFLGDPHLTISHVNYKLDQFQLLFPSVMVVVETIKSQKIHGCQILETVYKHSCGGLPPVRMALEKILAVCHGVMYKQLAAWMLHGLLLDQSEEFFVKQGPSAGGAAANQEEEEEDLGLGGLSGKQLRELQDLRLIEEENMLAPSLQQFSLRTEMLPSYIPIRVAEKILFVGESVQMFENHNHSPSRAGSILKHQEDMFASELHRLKQQPLFSLVDFENLIDRIRSTVAEHLWTLMVEESDLLEQLKIIKDFYLLGRGELYQVFIDLAQHMLKAPPTAVTEHDVNVAFQQAAHKVLLDDDNLLPLLHLTVDYQGKDSKETMGPRDGATPPQDTSPREIPPTGWAALGLTYKVQWPLHILFTPAVLEKYNVVFRYLLSVRRVQSQLQHCWALQMQRKHLKSSQTDAVKWRLRNHMAFLIDNLQYYLQVDVLESQFSQLLQQINSTRDFESIRLAHDHFLSNLLAQSFILLKPVFHCLNEILELCHNFCSLVSQSVASLDDRGTAQLDILVKGFRRQSSLLFKILSSVRNHQINSDLAQLLLRLDYNKYYTQAGGTLGSV; encoded by the exons ATGATTCACGAGCTGCTGCTGGCGTTGAGCGGATATCCGGGAACGATTTTCACATGGAACAAACGGACAGGTTTACAG GTGTCCCAGGACCTGCCCTTCCTTCACCCCAGTGAGACCAGCGTCCTCAACCGACTCTGTAAACTGGGCTCAGATTACATTCGCTTCACAGAGTTCATAGAACAACACACCGGCCATGTGCATCAACAG GAACATCACATGAACCAGCCCAGCCAGACCGGACTTCATGGAATTTACTTGCGGGCTTTCTGCACAGGTCTGGACTCCATGCTGCAGCCGTACAGACAGGCCCTGCTGGACCTGGAACAAGAG ttCCTCGGAGATCCACATCTGACGATATCACATGTGAATTATAAGCTCGATCAG ttCCAGTTGCTGTTTCCCTcggtgatggtggtggtagaGACTATAAAATCACAGAAG ATTCACGGCTGTCAGATCCTGGAGACGGTTTACAAGCACAGCTGTGGCGGGCTTCCTCCTGTACGCATGGCCCTAGAGAA GATTCTTGCCGTGTGCCACGGTGTGATGTACAAACAGCTGGCAGCTTGGATGCTGCACGGGTTGCTGCTGGACCAGAGTGAGGAGTTTTTCGTGAAGCAGGGTCCCAGCGCGGGAGGAGCTGCCGCCAaccaggaggaggaagaggaggacctGGGTCTGGGAGGCTTGAGCGGGAAACAGCTCCGAGAACTGCAGGACTTG AGGCTGATTGAAGAGGAGAACATGCTGGCTCCGTCTCTCCAGCAGTTCTCCCTGCGGACAGAGATGCTGCCTTCTTACATTCCCATCCGAGTGGCCGAGAAGATCCTCTTCGTGGGAGAATCCGTCCAGATGTTTGAAAACCACAACCACAGCCCATCTAGAGCTG gcTCCATACTGAAGCACCAGGAGGACATGTTTGCCTCCGAGCTGCACAGACTCAAACAGCAGCCGCTCTTCAGCCTGGTGGACTTTGAAAACCTGATCGATCGCATCAGGAGCACAGTAGCAGAG CATCTCTGGACGTTGATGGTGGAGGAGTCAGATCTACTGGAGCAGCTCAAG ATCATTAAGGACTTCTACCTGCTGGGTCGCGGCGAGCTCTACCAGGTTTTTATTGACCTCGCTCAACACATGCTGAAAGCTCCGCCGACAGCCGTCACTGAACACG ACGTGAATGTGGCGTTTCAGCAGGCGGCTCATAAGGTCTTACTGGACGACGACAACCTCCTGCCTCTGCTGCACCTCACTGTTGACTACCAGGGCAAAGACAGCAAAG AGACGATGGGCCCCAGAGACGGAGCCACTCCTCCGCAAGACACTTCTCCTCGTGAGATCCCTCCCACAGGCTGGGCGGCTCTCGGCCTGACCTACAAAGTCCAGTGGCCGCTGCACATCCTCTTCACTCCTGCTGTGCTGGAGAA GTACAACGTGGTGTTCAGGTACCTGCTGAGCGTGCGGCGGGTGCAGTCGCAGCTGCAGCACTGCTGGGCTCTGCAGATGCAGAGGAAACACCTCAAATCCAGCCAGACAGATGCTGTCAAGTGGAGACTACGCAACCACATGGCTTTCCTCATCGACAACCTGCAGTATTACCTACAG GTGGACGTGCTGGAGTCTCAGTTCTCTCAGCTGCTTCAGCAGATCAACTCCACCAGAGACTTCGAGAGCATCAGACTGGCTCACGATCATTTCCTCAGCAACCTGCTGGCCCAGTCCTTCATCCTCCTGAAGCCG GTCTTCCACTGTCTGAACGAGATCCTGGAGCTGTGTCATAACTTCTGCTCTCTGGTCAGTCAGAGCGTGGCGTCGCTGGACGACAGAGGAACCGCTCAGCTGGACATCCTGGTCAAG GGCTTCAGGCGTCAGTCGTCCTTACTGTTTAAAATCCTCTCCAGCGTGAGGAATCATCAGATAAACTCTGATCTGGCTCAGCTGTTACTGCGTCTGGACTACAACAAGTACTACACGCAGGCAGGAGGCACGCTGGGCAG TGTTTGA
- the cdkn2aip gene encoding CDKN2A-interacting protein isoform X1 — translation MRLKTLTRMAGERSEQSIVSEYLGQNPQLAQWVDTFRGYCESNKQWFARREFILRNMEAFPTVEQGVSNSSLDRLLSLSMVWANHVFLGCSYPAAIMDKIKEMGEGIVVQDPPVHKTTKELLGKGKRSATTQGDADSCLKRAKCGPNELDSRPAGRTSARPVSQKSGPTPQAPAEHQPFFNRLYKAVAWKLVSAGGFGPNLDHFEILRSCVESCKQTLTCVFVPLKDITGLPAGRTQKEGHVCEIRCQTVYMGTGYGRDESAAKAMASKEALKVFQGRKVTVKICRRRYKGKDVEDLMLLDEQPRSQGFPPALSYPFQDEQLEDGSL, via the exons ATGCGGTTGAAAACGTTAACTA GGATGGCGGGGGAGAGGAGCGAACAGAGTATAGTGTCGGAGTACCTGGGCCAGAACCCGCAGCTGGCCCAGTGGGTCGACACTTTCAGGGGCTACTGTGAGAGCAACAAACAGTGGTTTGCCCGGAGAGAGTTCATCCTCAGAAACATGGAGGCTTTCCCCACAGTGGAGCAAGGAGTCTCCAACAGCAGTCTGGACAGGCTGCTCTCTCTGTCCATGGTCTGGGCCAATCACGTTTTCCTCGGCTGCAG CTATCCAGCGGCCATAATGGACAAGATCAAGGAGATGGGTGAAGGCATCGTCGTCCAAGATCCTCCAGTTCACAAAACGACTAAAGAGCTCCTGGGCAAAGGAAAGCGGAGCGCCACAACTC AGGGCGACGCCGACAGCTGCCTGAAAAGAGCCAAATGCGGGCCTAACGAGCTCGACAGCCGACCCGCTGGGAGGACGTCCGCGCGGCCTGTGAGTCAGAAATCAGGGCCCACTCCGCAGGCTCCGGCAGAGCACCAGCCCTTCTTCAACCGTCTCTACAAGGCCGTGGCCTGGAAGCTGGTGTCAGCGGGGGGCTTCGGTCCCAACTTGGACCACTTTGAAATCCTCCGCAGCTGCGTTGAGTCTTGTAAACAGACCCTGACCTGCGTGTTCGTCCCGCTGAAGGACATCACGGGCCTCCCCGCGGGTCGCACGCAGAAGGAAGGCCATGTGTGCGAGATCCGCTGTCAGACTGTCTACATGGGCACAGGGTACGGGCGAGACGAGTCCGCCGCCAAAGCCATGGCTTCCAAAGAGGCCCTGAAAGTGTTTCagggcagaaaagtgacagtaaaGATCTGCAGACGGAGGTACAAAGGGAAAGACGTGGAGGATTTGATGTTGTTGGATGAACAGCCTCGGAGTCAGGGCTTCCCTCCAGCGCTCAGCTACCCTTTTCAAGACGAGCAGCTGGAGGACGGTTCTTTATAG
- the cdkn2aip gene encoding CDKN2A-interacting protein isoform X2, with translation MAGERSEQSIVSEYLGQNPQLAQWVDTFRGYCESNKQWFARREFILRNMEAFPTVEQGVSNSSLDRLLSLSMVWANHVFLGCSYPAAIMDKIKEMGEGIVVQDPPVHKTTKELLGKGKRSATTQGDADSCLKRAKCGPNELDSRPAGRTSARPVSQKSGPTPQAPAEHQPFFNRLYKAVAWKLVSAGGFGPNLDHFEILRSCVESCKQTLTCVFVPLKDITGLPAGRTQKEGHVCEIRCQTVYMGTGYGRDESAAKAMASKEALKVFQGRKVTVKICRRRYKGKDVEDLMLLDEQPRSQGFPPALSYPFQDEQLEDGSL, from the exons ATGGCGGGGGAGAGGAGCGAACAGAGTATAGTGTCGGAGTACCTGGGCCAGAACCCGCAGCTGGCCCAGTGGGTCGACACTTTCAGGGGCTACTGTGAGAGCAACAAACAGTGGTTTGCCCGGAGAGAGTTCATCCTCAGAAACATGGAGGCTTTCCCCACAGTGGAGCAAGGAGTCTCCAACAGCAGTCTGGACAGGCTGCTCTCTCTGTCCATGGTCTGGGCCAATCACGTTTTCCTCGGCTGCAG CTATCCAGCGGCCATAATGGACAAGATCAAGGAGATGGGTGAAGGCATCGTCGTCCAAGATCCTCCAGTTCACAAAACGACTAAAGAGCTCCTGGGCAAAGGAAAGCGGAGCGCCACAACTC AGGGCGACGCCGACAGCTGCCTGAAAAGAGCCAAATGCGGGCCTAACGAGCTCGACAGCCGACCCGCTGGGAGGACGTCCGCGCGGCCTGTGAGTCAGAAATCAGGGCCCACTCCGCAGGCTCCGGCAGAGCACCAGCCCTTCTTCAACCGTCTCTACAAGGCCGTGGCCTGGAAGCTGGTGTCAGCGGGGGGCTTCGGTCCCAACTTGGACCACTTTGAAATCCTCCGCAGCTGCGTTGAGTCTTGTAAACAGACCCTGACCTGCGTGTTCGTCCCGCTGAAGGACATCACGGGCCTCCCCGCGGGTCGCACGCAGAAGGAAGGCCATGTGTGCGAGATCCGCTGTCAGACTGTCTACATGGGCACAGGGTACGGGCGAGACGAGTCCGCCGCCAAAGCCATGGCTTCCAAAGAGGCCCTGAAAGTGTTTCagggcagaaaagtgacagtaaaGATCTGCAGACGGAGGTACAAAGGGAAAGACGTGGAGGATTTGATGTTGTTGGATGAACAGCCTCGGAGTCAGGGCTTCCCTCCAGCGCTCAGCTACCCTTTTCAAGACGAGCAGCTGGAGGACGGTTCTTTATAG